In Macadamia integrifolia cultivar HAES 741 chromosome 13, SCU_Mint_v3, whole genome shotgun sequence, one DNA window encodes the following:
- the LOC122058921 gene encoding serine/threonine-protein kinase RHS3 translates to MNSREGNMEEMSNIGPEKVYEPSRKDAMTRDYINSTSNPLSDHQNRDQLAKSGIDSSSNPPDEPRKMDPNDQTRSDSISSSTPFPGSLTNSDTKRATSLFVTVGPPTAGPIVATTPTGSKTSDAKRSDSVTNIGRPSCNSTRSDSLDSGPLKPHTGGDGRWEAIQLATAREAPLGLSHFRLLKRLGYGDIGSVYLVELRGTNTFFAMKVMDKASLASRNKLLRAQTEKEILGLLDHPFLPTLYSSFETDKFYCLVMEFCSGGNLHSLRQKQPNKYFTEQAARFYASEILMSLEYLHMLGIVYRDLKPENVLVREEGHIMLSDFDLSLRCSVNPTLVKSSSAHVGNGAILNDEFAVHGCIQPSSFFPRILPKKSRKSKSDFGLFAGGSLPELMAEPTNARSMSFVGTHEYLAPEIIRGEGHGSAVDWWTFGIFLYELLHGTTPFKGSGNRATLFNVVDQPLRFPEVPAVSLVARDLIRGLLVKDPHRRIAYKRGATEIKQHPFFEGVNWALVRSSMPPHIPEPVDFGQYASKETAHIPKKVAENDGGVDKNSSNDTYLDFEYF, encoded by the exons ATGAATTCAAGGGAGGGGAACATGGAGGAG ATGAGCAACATTGGACCGGAAAAAGTATATGAACCCTCAAGAAAGGATGCAATGACCAGAGATTATATTAATTCAACTAGCAACCCACTATCTGACCATCAAAATAGGGATCAGCTTGCCAAAAGTGGCATTGATTCAAGCAGTAATCCTCCAGACGAACCAAGAAAAATGGATCCAAATGACCAAACTAGGTCTGATTCAATTAGCAGCTCAACACCATTTCCAGGATCTCTTACAAATTCAGATACAAAAAGAGCGACATCGCTGTTTGTTACGGTAGGACCACCAACAGCAGGACCGATAGTGGCAACTACACCAACTGGCTCAAAGACAAGTGATGCAAAGAGAAGTGATTCTGTCACCAACATTGGTCGGCCGAGCTGCAATAGTACCCGCAGTGACAGCTTAGACAGTGGGCCCCTCAAACCCCACACTGGTGGTGATGGTCGTTGGGAGGCCATTCAACTGGCTACTGCTAGAGAAGCTCCTCTTGGTCTCAGCCATTTTAGGCTCCTCAAGCGCCTCGGTTATGGTGACATTGGCAGTGTGTATCTTGTTGAACTACGGGGAACCAACACATTCTTCGCGATGAAAGTTATGGATAAGGCATCACTTGCTAGTAGAAACAAGCTACTCCGAGCACAGACGGAAAAGGAGATTCTTGGACTTCTTGATCACCCCTTTTTGCCCACTCTGTATTCTTCCTTTGAGACAGATAAATTCTATTGCTTGGTCATGGAATTCTGCAGTGGGGGTAATCTCCATTCTCTTCGGCAGAAGCAGCCCAATAAGTATTTCACTGAGCAAGCTGCACG GTTTTATGCATCAGAAATTTTGATGTCGCTCGAGTATCTGCACATGCTTGGCATAGTATACAGGGACCTGAAGCCAGAAAATGTGCTAGTGAGGGAGGAGGGCCATATCATGCTCTCTGACTTTGACCTATCACTCCGCTGTTCTGTCAACCCAACTCTTGTAAAGTCATCATCTGCCCATGTAGGCAATGGTGCTATCCTCAATGATGAATTTGCGGTGCATGGGTGTATCCAGCCATCATCATTTTTCCCCCGCATACTACCCAAGAAAAGTCGGAAATCTAAGTCGGATTTTGGTTTGTTTGCTGGTGGATCCCTCCCAGAGCTAATGGCAGAACCTACGAATGCACGTTCAATGTCGTTTGTTGGGACACATGAATATCTGGCCCCAGAGATCATTCGTGGTGAAGGTCATGGCAGTGCAGTTGATTGGTGGACATTTGGAATTTTCCTATACGAGCTGTTGCATGGGACAACACCTTTCAAGGGATCAGGCAATCGTGCCACACTGTTTAATGTGGTGGACCAGCCACTGAGGTTCCCAGAGGTACCAGCTGTGAGCCTTGTCGCAAGGGACCTTATCCGTGGGCTCCTGGTGAAGGACCCACACAGGCGAATTGCTTACAAAAGGGGTGCAACAGAGATCAAACAACATCCATTCTTTGAAGGAGTGAACTGGGCTTTGGTGAGGAGCAGCATGCCACCCCACATACCTGAGCCTGTGGATTTTGGACAATATGCCAGTAAGGAAACCGCCCACATACCGAAGAAGGTAGCAGAAAATGATGGTGGTGTAGATAAGAACAGTTCTAATGATACTTATCTTGATTTTGAATATTTCTAG